One stretch of Methanofollis sp. DNA includes these proteins:
- a CDS encoding ABC transporter permease subunit — LPMVTKVALQCAGMLTGSIFVETIFSWPGIGMLTFEALQVRDLPLLQGILLMDTLIVIVANIGADMFYPFVDPRVEVGSDARA, encoded by the coding sequence GCTCCCGATGGTGACGAAGGTCGCCCTCCAGTGTGCCGGGATGCTCACCGGGAGTATCTTCGTCGAGACGATCTTCTCCTGGCCGGGTATCGGTATGCTCACCTTTGAGGCCCTTCAGGTCCGCGACCTCCCCCTGCTCCAGGGGATCCTGCTGATGGATACGCTCATTGTCATCGTGGCAAACATCGGCGCCGATATGTTCTACCCGTTCGTCGATCCACGCGTGGAGGTGGGGAGCGATGCCCGGGCGTAA